A region from the Branchiostoma lanceolatum isolate klBraLanc5 chromosome 2, klBraLanc5.hap2, whole genome shotgun sequence genome encodes:
- the LOC136428512 gene encoding uncharacterized protein: MFFSLSEMLRHPAKLQTVNRNKMSLGVFLFPLACSYLPVVRAGYTLCYENKYCPGGYYCCQDRCCAYVWSYWYFWCGLLFLLLTILSGIITVCKRCLAHRRNIQRTRTNGRSGHQMTSYPPPEVSLALPPYTPRTTTTDQRTPALLVASRQEYDNPGLLFDEYLAETRPIRPGEKPPPYSLYPPEYHGDPTSIPSSQLNSGQNNGGQDT, from the exons ATGTTTTTCTCGTTATCGGAAATGCTACGTCATCCTGCAAAACTACAGACAGTGAACAGGAACAAAATGTCGCTCGGAGTCTTTTTATTTCCTCTTGCTTGCAGCTATTTACCA GTTGTTCGAGCGGGATACACCCTATGTTATGAGAACAAATA TTGTCCCGGGGGATACTACTGCTGCCAGGACCGGTGTTGTGCTTATGTCTGGTCTTACTGGTACTTTTG GTGCGGCCTGCTGTTTCTTCTGCTCACTATCCTGTCCGGTATCATCACGGTCTGCAAACGATGTCTGGCACACCGACGGAACATCCAAAGAACACGCACTAACGGTCGTAGTGGTCACCAGATGACCAGCTACCCACCGCCGGAGGTGAGCTTAGCCCTCCCGCCGTACACTCCAAGGACTACGACGACAGACCAAAGGACACCAGCATTGCTag TGGCTTCCAGGCAGGAATACGACAACCCCGGGCTGCTGTTTGATGAATACCTGGCAGAGACGCGGCCCATTCGCCCAGGAGAGAAACCTCCTCCCTACTCACTGTACCCTCCCGAGTATCACGGGGACCCTACAAGCATTCCGTCATCACAGCTAAACTCTGGACAAAACAACGGAGGCCAGGATACATAA
- the LOC136428515 gene encoding ankyrin repeat and SOCS box protein 7-like, which translates to MPKSRQKRDTWGKCPWAELEKAIRGGNTAVVKECLQKGMDPNMVLKSGMTALHLAVMYRHDRCARLLLENGARADIHEATGGHTPLHGCARWGYIRIAQTILEFNSSREVVNAQNNQGHTPLHLAVVHKDETIGVELVRVLLDCGANWSISTFKRGTTPFVNAIQYRKLLCLQTLLEKGANPNLGKGWPLHHASDTVDYDLAKLLLMYGAKVNVWDQGGFNPMFGAVFKDNVRFARLLYDFGMDPMRVSEKLMLSPYQVALAMSKRAGSNTETFNFFQSIKSRPRRLQDLCRLCIRDTVDPGHFHLLCELKECLTLVMYEYLQHKE; encoded by the exons ATGCCGAAGAGCCGGCAGAAGCGTGACACGTGGGGGAAGTGTCCGTGGGCAGAGCTGGAGAAGGCCATCCGTGGTGGGAACACTGCTGTGGTCAAG GAATGCCTCCAGAAGGGCATGGACCCTAACATGGTGTTGAAGAGTGGGATGACGGCGCTCCACCTAGCTGTCATGTACAGGCATGACAGGTGTGCTCGTCTCCTGCTGGAGAATGGAG CCAGAGCAGACATCCACGAGGCCACCGGTGGCCACACCCCGCTGCACGGGTGCGCCCGATGGGGGTACATCCGCATCGCACAGACCATCCTGGAGTTCAACTCCTCCCGCGAAGTCGTCAACGCCCAGAACAACCAGGGCCACACCCCTCTACACCTCGCCGTCGTACACAAGGACGAGACCATCGGGGTGGAGCTCGTGAGAGTCCTGCTCGACTGCGGCGCCAACTGGAGCATATCCACGTTCAAGCGAGGCACCACGCCTTTCGTGAACGCCATACAGTACCGCAAGCTCTTGTGCTTGCAGACTCTGCTGGAAAAGGGGGCCAATCCGAACCTGGGAAAGGGGTGGCCGCTGCACCATGCGTCAGACACTGTCGACTACGACCTGGCCAAGCTGTTGTTAATGTACGGGGCCAAGGTGAATGTCTGGGACCAAGGCGGCTTCAACCCGATGTTCGGAGCCGTTTTCAAAGACAACGTCAGGTTTGCGAGACTGCTGTACGACTTCGGCATGGACCCCATGAGGGTGTCGGAAAAGCTGATGCTTTCGCCGTACCAAGTTGCGCTGGCAATGTCAAAGAGGGCTGGGTCTAACACGGAGACCTTCAACTTTTTTCAAAGCATCAAAA GCAGACCACGGAGACTCCAGGACCTGTGCCGACTCTGCATCAGGGACACAGTTGATCCCGGGCACTTCCACTTGCTGTGCGAGCTGAAAGAATGCCTAACCCTGGTCATGTACGAGTACCTACAACACAAAGAGTAA